TTCCGATGGCAATGGCCGCATCGGCAGGATTTTAATGTGCGCTATGCTTCTTAAGGCCAATATGGCGCCGGCAATCATCAGGCAAGAGCAGAAACGACTCTATAATACGTATCTTTACAAGGCTCAAAGCAAGGGCGACTGCAGTCAGTTGGAGAATTTTATTTGCGATGCAGTAATGGACGGCTTCAAAATTTTGGATCAAGCTGATTAGCGCTGATTTTATGAGGAAAGGTTTTTAACAAATTTATCCACTGATCCACAGTTAAAGTTTCGGCGCGTTGGGTCGGATTTATACCATTAGCCGAAAGCCATTTCTCAATTTCTTCCCGGCTAAGCTTTAATTGTTTTAAGTTATTAATCAGCTGTTTTCTTGGATGAGAAAATCCCGTCTTGACAATCCTGAAAAACTGTTTAGTATCAGTGTTGGTCGGTTTTTTATCAGCGTTTATCAGCGGTATAATTTTTATTATGGCGCAATCAACTTTCGGCTGGGGCCAAAAATATTCCTTGGGAATATAACAGATGGTTTCCGGTTTTGAATAAATTTGGACTGACACAGCCAGTATGCTCATGTCAGGCGGATTGGAACATATTCTTTGAGCCACTTCCTTTTGGATAATCAAAGTCATCTCCGTCGGCGGATTCTCCGCCTCCAAGAACATTCTGATCACAGGCGAGGTTAAGTAGAAGGGTAAGTTAGCGATGATTTTATAATTGGAAATTAAAAATTTATTGAAAATTGAAAATTGAAAATTGAAAATTTTCAGTATATCTTCCTCAATAATCTCCACATTTTTGCTCTTTCCTATGGTCTCTCTTAAAACCCCTGCCATCTTCGGGTCTTTTTCGACAGCGATGACTATTTTTACCTTCTGGGCCAGCTTTTCCGTAAGTGTTCCTGCCCCGGGCCCTATTTCCAGAACAGTGTCTGACGGCTTTAA
This DNA window, taken from Candidatus Nealsonbacteria bacterium CG07_land_8_20_14_0_80_39_13, encodes the following:
- the rsmA gene encoding ribosomal RNA small subunit methyltransferase A, translating into MDISSKEGIKMLFNGKGIKPSKGLGQNFLIDEEIVEKMIKTADLKPSDTVLEIGPGAGTLTEKLAQKVKIVIAVEKDPKMAGVLRETIGKSKNVEIIEEDILKIFNFQFSIFNKFLISNYKIIANLPFYLTSPVIRMFLEAENPPTEMTLIIQKEVAQRICSNPPDMSILAVSVQIYSKPETICYIPKEYFWPQPKVDCAIIKIIPLINADKKPTNTDTKQFFRIVKTGFSHPRKQLINNLKQLKLSREEIEKWLSANGINPTQRAETLTVDQWINLLKTFPHKISANQLDPKF